The Hydrogenophaga crocea genome contains a region encoding:
- a CDS encoding class I adenylate-forming enzyme family protein, whose product MSLEPASTLGALLAQRAAAHPRHTALQWDGADARWQRLDYATLAERAHALARALPVERGLRVAWLGFNHPAQIALLFALALRGAVLVPLNHRLSPAEWAAILDDCAPLCLVHDEAFAEPARALAATEGLRAIAVDTLDTTPVEPLPDQGRPGDAALIVYTSGTTGNPKGAVHTQAHLLANLAIAAPAQGLSERDTVLTALPLFHVGGLCIQTLPALSVGARVLLHRRFDPGAVLDTIARERPTLTLQVPATLQALVQHPHWGAVDLSCLRAIWAGSSLLPAELLRACHARGVPVCNVYGSTETGPFSIALGPEHAQEFAGSCGWPAPGVEVKLVDPQGEPVARGRVGEICVRGPNVVALYWPDVDAVDTEGFFHSGDLARQEPQGHYVVVGRSKDMIISGGENIYPAEIEQLLAEHPWVAECAVVGQPDERWGEVCVAVVVLREGAPDDWVSGVEAALHGRLARYKWPRQWRRVDALPRTALGKLVKPAIRAWLVSQR is encoded by the coding sequence ATGTCGTTGGAACCCGCAAGCACCCTGGGCGCCCTGCTCGCGCAGCGCGCCGCCGCCCATCCGCGGCACACCGCCCTGCAATGGGACGGCGCCGACGCCCGCTGGCAGCGGCTGGACTACGCCACCCTGGCCGAACGCGCGCACGCGCTGGCGCGGGCCCTGCCCGTGGAGCGCGGGCTGCGCGTGGCCTGGCTCGGCTTCAACCACCCGGCCCAGATCGCGCTGCTGTTCGCGCTGGCCCTGCGCGGCGCGGTGCTGGTGCCGCTCAACCACCGCCTCTCGCCGGCCGAATGGGCCGCCATCCTCGACGACTGCGCGCCCCTGTGCCTGGTGCACGACGAGGCCTTTGCCGAACCCGCGCGCGCGCTCGCGGCCACCGAAGGCCTGCGCGCCATTGCGGTCGACACACTCGACACCACGCCCGTCGAGCCGCTGCCCGACCAGGGCCGCCCGGGCGACGCCGCGCTCATCGTCTACACCTCGGGCACCACGGGCAACCCCAAGGGCGCGGTGCACACCCAGGCCCACCTGCTCGCCAACCTGGCGATCGCCGCGCCCGCCCAGGGCCTGAGCGAGCGCGACACCGTGCTCACGGCGCTGCCGCTGTTCCACGTCGGCGGCCTGTGCATCCAGACCCTGCCGGCCCTGTCGGTGGGCGCGCGCGTGCTGCTGCACCGCCGCTTCGACCCCGGCGCCGTGCTCGACACGATCGCGCGCGAGCGCCCCACGCTCACGCTGCAGGTGCCCGCCACGCTGCAGGCCCTGGTGCAGCACCCGCACTGGGGCGCGGTCGACCTGTCGTGCCTGCGCGCGATCTGGGCCGGCTCCAGCCTGCTGCCGGCCGAGCTGCTGCGCGCCTGCCACGCGCGCGGCGTGCCGGTGTGCAACGTCTACGGCAGCACCGAAACCGGCCCGTTCTCGATCGCGCTCGGCCCCGAGCACGCGCAGGAATTCGCGGGCTCCTGCGGCTGGCCCGCGCCGGGTGTGGAGGTGAAGCTGGTCGACCCGCAGGGCGAGCCCGTGGCGCGCGGCCGCGTGGGCGAGATCTGCGTGCGCGGGCCCAACGTGGTCGCGCTGTACTGGCCCGACGTGGACGCGGTCGACACCGAAGGCTTCTTCCACAGCGGCGACCTCGCGCGCCAGGAGCCGCAAGGCCACTACGTGGTCGTGGGCCGATCCAAGGACATGATCATCTCGGGCGGCGAGAACATCTACCCGGCCGAGATCGAGCAGTTGCTGGCCGAGCACCCCTGGGTGGCCGAGTGCGCGGTCGTGGGCCAGCCCGACGAGCGCTGGGGCGAGGTCTGCGTGGCCGTGGTGGTGCTGCGCGAAGGCGCGCCCGACGACTGGGTGAGCGGCGTGGAGGCCGCGCTGCACGGCCGCCTGGCGCGCTACAAGTGGCCGCGCCAGTGGCGCCGCGTCGACGCGCTGCCGCGCACCGCGCTGGGCAAGCTGGTCAAGCCGGCGATCCGGGCCTGGCTGGTGAGCCAGCGCTGA
- a CDS encoding response regulator, producing the protein MTPHRLLMIEDDARLAHMVQEYLGQSGFEVTHAPDGEQGLSQLPLVQPDLVILDLMMPGIDGLEVCRRIRALSNEQARVPVLMLTAKGDPMDRIIGLELGADDYLPKPFEPRELLARVRAVLRRRAEGGPAGASRTTPVLRFGSLEIDRDGRTVTVAEQPAELTSYQFDLLVAMAERAGRVLTRDQIMEAVRGRELEAFDRSIDVHIGRIRSAIEVDSKNPKRILTVRGVGYVFAKQQD; encoded by the coding sequence ATGACGCCCCACCGACTCCTGATGATCGAAGACGATGCGCGGCTGGCCCACATGGTGCAGGAGTACCTGGGGCAGTCGGGCTTCGAAGTGACGCACGCCCCCGACGGCGAACAAGGCCTGTCGCAGCTGCCGCTGGTGCAACCCGATCTGGTCATCCTCGACCTGATGATGCCCGGCATCGACGGCCTGGAGGTGTGCCGGCGCATCCGCGCGCTGAGCAACGAGCAGGCGCGCGTGCCGGTGCTCATGCTCACCGCCAAGGGCGATCCCATGGACCGCATCATCGGCCTGGAGCTCGGCGCCGACGACTACCTGCCCAAGCCCTTCGAGCCGCGCGAGCTGCTCGCGCGCGTGCGCGCGGTGCTGCGCCGCCGCGCCGAGGGCGGTCCGGCCGGCGCGTCGCGCACCACGCCGGTGCTGCGCTTCGGCTCGCTCGAGATCGACCGCGATGGCCGCACCGTGACGGTCGCCGAGCAGCCGGCCGAACTCACCTCGTACCAGTTCGACCTGCTGGTGGCCATGGCCGAGCGCGCGGGCCGCGTGCTCACGCGCGACCAGATCATGGAGGCCGTGCGCGGCCGCGAGCTCGAGGCCTTCGACCGCTCGATCGACGTGCACATCGGCCGCATCCGCAGCGCGATCGAGGTGGACAGCAAGAACCCCAAGCGCATCCTCACGGTGCGCGGCGTGGGTTATGTGTTCGCCAAGCAGCAGGACTAG
- a CDS encoding HAMP domain-containing sensor histidine kinase: MSIPVFAQRLYLRIWLAVVAAVTVLTLVVGWLWQQALESDREEREARVMRTIVVQNTAGDVLGDAPARAERLPGEGWRFEVVMKDGDKVYVLLPFSNRGAPSNPGSRAPAWLLTPAGFAWLLGLVAFAVALGAYPIVRRLTKRLEFLQKGVERWGTGDLSSRMPVSGEDEVAFLAERFNAAAERVQSLLQAHKRLLANASHELRSPLARIRMGLALIGNDPAHAAQRAEIARSIDELDQLIDEILLASRLDLRDAADPVAFGPQEDVDLLGLAAEECARLDADLDVAPDVGHVVVQGHARLLRRVVRNLLENARRYGRAGAGEAEVSLGLRRDAAHHQVLLTVDDCGPGVPADLRERIFEPFYRLPGASEREGGVGLGLSLVRTIVERHGGSVHCEDRPGGGARFVVALPA; this comes from the coding sequence ATGAGCATTCCCGTCTTCGCCCAACGCCTGTACCTGCGCATCTGGCTGGCGGTGGTGGCTGCGGTGACGGTGCTCACGCTGGTGGTGGGCTGGCTCTGGCAGCAGGCGCTGGAGAGCGACCGCGAGGAGCGCGAGGCGCGCGTGATGCGGACCATCGTGGTGCAGAACACCGCGGGCGACGTGCTCGGCGACGCGCCCGCGCGCGCCGAGCGCCTGCCCGGCGAGGGCTGGCGCTTCGAGGTGGTGATGAAGGACGGCGACAAGGTCTATGTGCTGCTGCCCTTCTCCAACCGCGGTGCGCCCAGCAACCCGGGCAGCCGCGCGCCGGCCTGGCTGCTCACGCCGGCGGGCTTTGCCTGGCTGCTGGGTCTGGTGGCCTTCGCGGTGGCTCTGGGCGCCTACCCCATCGTGCGGCGCCTGACCAAGCGGCTCGAGTTCCTGCAGAAGGGCGTGGAGCGCTGGGGCACCGGCGATCTCTCCTCGCGCATGCCGGTGAGCGGCGAAGACGAGGTGGCCTTCCTGGCCGAGCGCTTCAACGCGGCCGCCGAGCGCGTGCAGTCGCTGCTGCAGGCGCACAAGCGGCTGCTGGCCAACGCCTCGCACGAGCTGCGATCGCCGCTGGCGCGCATCCGCATGGGGCTGGCGCTGATCGGCAACGACCCCGCGCACGCGGCCCAGCGCGCCGAGATCGCGCGCAGCATCGACGAGCTCGACCAGCTGATCGACGAGATCCTGCTGGCAAGCCGGCTCGACCTGCGCGACGCGGCCGACCCGGTGGCCTTCGGCCCGCAGGAGGACGTGGACTTGCTGGGGCTGGCGGCCGAGGAGTGCGCGCGCCTGGACGCCGACCTCGACGTCGCGCCCGACGTGGGGCACGTGGTGGTGCAGGGCCACGCGCGGCTGCTGCGCCGCGTGGTGCGCAACCTGCTCGAGAACGCGCGCCGGTACGGCCGTGCCGGCGCGGGCGAGGCCGAGGTGAGCCTGGGCCTGCGGCGCGATGCGGCGCATCACCAGGTGCTGCTCACCGTGGACGACTGCGGCCCGGGTGTGCCCGCGGACCTGCGCGAGCGCATCTTCGAGCCCTTCTACCGCCTGCCCGGCGCGAGCGAGCGCGAGGGCGGCGTGGGCCTGGGTCTGTCGCTGGTGCGCACCATCGTCGAGCGCCACGGCGGCAGCGTGCATTGCGAGGACCGGCCCGGCGGGGGCGCGCGCTTCGTCGTGGCCCTGCCGGCCTGA
- a CDS encoding polysaccharide biosynthesis protein, with amino-acid sequence MRPMHPESGNDDDSLASTLLAIPRPAKRALAVAVDMALCVLAVWIALYLRLEVWLRLEPPYLWPAIGAVLIAIPLFVRFGLYRAIFRYAGWNATLSLGQAMALYGLLYATVFTVFGVPGVPRSVGIIQPLLLFMFVALSRLFVRVWLGGLYRHLLARRTLPGVLIYGAGSAGRQLAAALLRSPQHRLIGFIDDDPALQGNSLDGRTVYPPQRLAELVQTIGATDVLLALPSATPQRRRAILETLRGLPLHVRTLPGVSDLASGKTDLSDLRELDIEDLLGREPVAPDPALLERLIRDRVVAVTGAGGSIGSELCRQIVALRPRTLLLIDQSEYALYAIHQELQRHANGDAVEIVPLLASVQDEARMVQILGAWHPHTLYHAAAYKHVPLVEHNAVQGLRNNVWGTWVTARAALAAGVRHFVLISTDKAVRPTNIMGASKRLAELVLQALAERHAEQTRFSMVRFGNVLGSSGSVVPLFRQQIAAGGPITLTHPDITRFFMTIPEAAQLVIQAGAMAEGGDVFVLDMGEPVRIMDLAMRMVELSGLQVKSPEQPGGQIEIQVTGLRPGEKLYEELLIGDDPQPTPHARIWRAREVRLEHDELMALLAQLDRTLLANDVPGLRALLQRAVHGYQPAGEVVDWLHTTPGEGQSRPAPL; translated from the coding sequence ATGAGGCCCATGCACCCCGAGTCCGGCAACGACGACGACAGCCTGGCGAGCACGCTGCTCGCCATCCCGCGCCCGGCCAAGCGCGCGCTTGCCGTCGCCGTCGACATGGCCTTGTGCGTGCTCGCCGTCTGGATCGCGCTCTACCTGCGCCTGGAGGTCTGGCTGCGCCTGGAGCCGCCTTACCTCTGGCCCGCCATCGGCGCGGTGCTGATCGCAATCCCGCTGTTCGTGCGCTTCGGCCTGTACCGCGCCATCTTCCGTTACGCGGGCTGGAACGCCACGCTCTCGCTGGGCCAGGCCATGGCCTTGTACGGCCTGCTCTACGCCACGGTGTTCACCGTGTTCGGCGTGCCCGGCGTGCCGCGCTCGGTGGGCATCATCCAGCCGCTGCTGCTGTTCATGTTCGTCGCGCTCAGCCGCCTGTTCGTGCGGGTGTGGCTGGGGGGGCTCTACCGCCACCTGCTTGCGCGCCGCACCCTGCCGGGCGTGCTGATCTACGGCGCCGGCAGCGCGGGCCGCCAGCTCGCGGCCGCGCTGCTGCGCAGCCCCCAGCACCGCCTGATCGGCTTCATCGACGACGATCCCGCGCTGCAGGGCAACAGCCTGGACGGCCGCACCGTCTACCCGCCGCAACGCCTGGCCGAACTCGTGCAGACCATCGGCGCCACCGACGTGCTGCTGGCCCTGCCCTCGGCCACGCCCCAGCGGCGCCGCGCCATTCTCGAAACGCTGCGCGGCCTGCCGCTGCACGTGCGCACCCTGCCGGGCGTGTCCGATCTGGCCTCGGGCAAGACCGACCTGAGCGACCTGCGCGAGCTCGATATCGAAGACCTGCTGGGCCGCGAGCCCGTGGCGCCGGACCCGGCGTTGCTCGAACGCCTGATCCGCGACCGCGTGGTGGCCGTGACCGGCGCGGGCGGCAGCATCGGCAGCGAGCTGTGCCGCCAGATCGTCGCGCTGCGCCCGCGCACGCTGCTGCTCATCGACCAGAGCGAGTACGCGCTCTACGCCATCCACCAGGAGCTGCAGCGCCACGCCAACGGCGACGCGGTCGAGATCGTGCCGCTGCTCGCCTCGGTGCAGGACGAGGCCCGCATGGTGCAGATCCTGGGCGCCTGGCACCCGCACACGCTCTACCACGCCGCGGCCTACAAGCACGTGCCCCTGGTGGAGCACAACGCGGTGCAGGGCCTGCGCAACAACGTCTGGGGCACCTGGGTCACCGCGCGCGCGGCGCTGGCCGCGGGCGTGCGCCACTTCGTGCTGATCAGCACCGACAAGGCGGTGCGCCCCACCAACATCATGGGCGCGAGCAAACGCCTGGCCGAGCTCGTGCTGCAAGCCCTGGCCGAGCGCCACGCCGAGCAGACGCGCTTCAGCATGGTGCGCTTCGGCAACGTGCTGGGCTCGAGCGGCTCGGTGGTGCCGCTGTTTCGCCAGCAGATCGCCGCGGGCGGGCCCATCACGCTCACCCACCCCGACATCACGCGCTTCTTCATGACCATTCCCGAGGCCGCGCAGCTCGTGATCCAGGCCGGCGCCATGGCCGAGGGCGGCGACGTGTTCGTGCTCGACATGGGCGAGCCCGTGCGCATCATGGACCTGGCCATGCGCATGGTCGAGCTCTCGGGCCTGCAGGTGAAAAGCCCCGAACAGCCCGGTGGGCAGATCGAGATCCAGGTCACGGGCCTGCGCCCTGGCGAGAAGCTCTACGAAGAGCTGTTGATCGGCGACGACCCGCAGCCCACGCCGCACGCGCGCATCTGGCGCGCGCGCGAGGTGCGGCTCGAGCACGACGAGCTCATGGCCCTGCTGGCCCAGCTCGACCGCACCCTGCTCGCCAACGACGTGCCCGGCCTGCGCGCGCTGCTGCAGCGCGCCGTGCACGGCTACCAGCCCGCGGGTGAGGTGGTGGACTGGCTGCACACCACGCCCGGCGAGGGCCAGAGCCGGCCCGCGCCGCTGTGA
- a CDS encoding acetyltransferase, whose protein sequence is MSNTAQTPTPLVIVGAGGHGRSVSELVQLAGTHTVAGFLDDQLPPGTEVLGVPVWGGTAELPRLPERGVTAVHVAIGHNPTRAALLARVREAGLQAATLVHPRACVSPSARLGTGCVVMALAVIGTEAQLGDGVIVNVGAVVDHHARVGDHGHLGANATMAGGTSIGARAWLQAGSALGYHTHLPDDTVVAPGEGRP, encoded by the coding sequence GTGAGCAACACCGCACAGACACCCACGCCGCTGGTCATCGTCGGCGCCGGCGGGCACGGGCGCAGCGTGAGCGAGCTCGTGCAACTGGCCGGCACGCACACGGTGGCGGGCTTTCTGGACGACCAGCTGCCGCCCGGCACCGAGGTGCTGGGCGTGCCCGTGTGGGGCGGCACGGCCGAACTGCCGCGGCTGCCCGAGCGCGGCGTCACCGCGGTGCACGTGGCCATCGGCCACAACCCCACGCGCGCCGCGCTGCTGGCGCGCGTCCGCGAGGCCGGCCTGCAGGCCGCTACCCTGGTGCACCCCCGCGCCTGTGTATCGCCCAGCGCCCGCCTGGGCACGGGCTGCGTGGTCATGGCACTGGCCGTGATCGGCACCGAAGCGCAGCTCGGCGATGGCGTGATCGTCAACGTCGGGGCGGTGGTCGACCACCACGCGCGCGTCGGCGACCACGGCCACCTGGGCGCCAACGCCACCATGGCCGGGGGCACCTCGATCGGCGCGCGCGCCTGGCTGCAGGCCGGCAGCGCCCTCGGCTACCACACCCACCTGCCCGACGACACCGTCGTCGCCCCCGGAGAGGGCCGCCCATGA
- a CDS encoding sugar transferase yields the protein MKRLFDLALAVPAALLLLVPIALVALAVRLTSPGPALYWSDRVGRHNRLFRMPKFRSMRTDTPAVATHLLEDPRRWLTPIGPFLRKSSLDELPQLWSILKGDMSFVGPRPALFNQHDLIALRTEAGVHELVPGLTGWAQVNGRDELPIPQKVALDAEYLRRRSLGFDLRILWLTAIKVLRREGVQH from the coding sequence ATGAAGCGCCTGTTCGACCTCGCCCTGGCCGTGCCCGCCGCCCTGCTCCTGCTCGTGCCCATCGCGCTCGTGGCGCTGGCCGTGCGCCTCACCTCGCCGGGCCCCGCGCTCTACTGGAGCGACCGCGTGGGCCGCCACAACCGCCTCTTTCGCATGCCCAAGTTCCGCAGCATGCGCACCGACACGCCCGCCGTGGCCACGCACCTGCTCGAAGACCCCCGGCGCTGGCTCACGCCCATCGGCCCCTTCCTGCGCAAGAGCAGCCTCGACGAGCTGCCCCAGCTCTGGAGCATCCTCAAGGGCGACATGAGCTTCGTCGGCCCGCGGCCCGCGCTGTTCAACCAGCACGACCTCATCGCGCTGCGCACCGAAGCCGGTGTGCACGAACTTGTGCCCGGGCTCACCGGCTGGGCCCAGGTCAATGGCCGCGACGAGCTGCCGATCCCGCAGAAGGTGGCGCTCGACGCCGAGTACCTGCGCCGGCGAAGCCTGGGCTTCGACCTGCGCATACTCTGGCTGACCGCCATCAAGGTGCTGCGCCGCGAGGGCGTGCAACACTGA
- a CDS encoding NAD-dependent epimerase/dehydratase family protein, with amino-acid sequence MRILVTGASGFVGRRLVSELLRRRVPVRVALRHASGTPAVADASYAQVHAQGLAAADWADAMHGCTHVIHLAARAHVLRESHEDPDLAFHSANVLNSIACAKAAARARVQRFVFASSIGVHGHGTGDTALSVHSAIAPETPYGRSKAAAESGLATVRNDTGLELTVVRPPLVYGPQAPGNFGVLLRAVQRGLPLPLACVTQNRRSFVALDNLVDLLITCIDHPAAANQTFLVSDGEDLSTADLLRRLGRAMNRPARLLPVPPALLQAGAALLGKRDMAQRLLGNLQVDITHTRDTLGWTPPLSVDDGLRRAVAGLQTP; translated from the coding sequence ATGCGGATCCTGGTCACCGGTGCATCGGGCTTCGTGGGTCGGCGGCTGGTGTCCGAACTCTTGCGACGCCGAGTTCCCGTGCGTGTTGCATTGCGACATGCAAGCGGCACTCCTGCCGTCGCCGATGCCAGCTACGCGCAGGTTCACGCCCAGGGACTGGCAGCCGCGGACTGGGCCGATGCGATGCATGGGTGCACCCACGTCATCCATCTCGCAGCCCGCGCGCATGTGTTGCGCGAATCCCATGAGGACCCGGACTTGGCCTTTCACTCGGCCAACGTCCTGAACTCGATCGCCTGCGCGAAGGCCGCAGCCCGCGCGAGAGTGCAGCGCTTTGTCTTTGCAAGTTCAATCGGCGTGCATGGTCACGGCACGGGAGACACGGCCCTAAGCGTACACAGCGCCATCGCGCCCGAAACGCCCTACGGCCGATCCAAAGCCGCCGCCGAAAGTGGCTTGGCCACAGTGCGCAACGACACCGGCCTGGAGCTGACCGTGGTGCGGCCGCCGCTCGTGTACGGACCGCAGGCGCCCGGCAATTTCGGCGTGCTTCTGCGCGCCGTGCAACGCGGCCTACCCCTCCCCCTGGCCTGCGTCACCCAGAACCGCCGCAGCTTCGTCGCCCTCGACAACCTCGTCGACCTGCTGATCACCTGCATCGACCACCCCGCAGCCGCCAACCAGACCTTCCTGGTGAGCGATGGCGAAGACCTCTCCACCGCCGATCTGCTGCGCCGCCTGGGCCGCGCGATGAACCGGCCTGCACGGCTGCTCCCGGTGCCGCCGGCGCTGCTGCAGGCCGGCGCCGCCCTGCTGGGCAAACGCGACATGGCCCAGCGCCTGCTGGGCAACCTGCAGGTCGACATCACCCACACCCGCGACACGCTCGGCTGGACACCGCCCCTGTCCGTGGACGATGGCCTGCGCCGTGCCGTGGCCGGGCTGCAAACCCCATGA